The Desmonostoc muscorum LEGE 12446 genome includes a region encoding these proteins:
- a CDS encoding M48 family metallopeptidase, with the protein MTRKILTGLSSQTYEHPFDRKALASLQKMPGVSLLLKKINEYGIDRLLRLQSLGSSIRITPRNFPQLHQALVETCEIVDVTPLPELYLYRGTGHIQSYIVGAEKPLVGINLDAMEWLNTDELVYILGHEVARIKSQHMVYHQMAFVMPTLKNLLSSTTLGVGGLVAGGMELALYNWQMMARFTADRAGLLACQDLDVATTALIKLAGLPDEYLTTAVIEDFLTQAREFASQNLDSADQVTKILSYTESGLSWVVMRAGELLKWVDSGDYDNIIQQKNLNTPEEQEENTPEEKEGWNFLTSW; encoded by the coding sequence ATGACGAGAAAAATATTAACTGGACTAAGTTCACAAACCTACGAACACCCTTTCGATCGCAAAGCCTTAGCATCTTTGCAAAAAATGCCTGGTGTCTCCCTGCTACTCAAAAAAATTAACGAGTACGGTATCGATCGCCTACTCCGTTTGCAAAGCCTTGGCAGTAGTATCAGAATTACCCCTCGTAATTTTCCCCAATTACATCAGGCATTAGTAGAAACTTGTGAAATTGTTGATGTTACGCCACTTCCTGAACTATATCTGTATCGAGGCACAGGTCACATTCAAAGCTACATTGTTGGAGCAGAAAAACCACTCGTTGGTATCAATTTAGATGCAATGGAGTGGCTTAATACAGATGAGTTGGTTTATATTTTGGGACATGAAGTTGCTCGGATTAAGAGTCAGCACATGGTGTATCACCAAATGGCATTTGTGATGCCGACTTTAAAAAATTTGTTGAGCAGTACTACATTGGGGGTTGGCGGCTTGGTAGCTGGTGGCATGGAATTAGCTTTATATAATTGGCAGATGATGGCTAGATTCACCGCCGATCGCGCTGGCTTGTTGGCTTGTCAGGATCTTGATGTCGCAACCACCGCACTGATAAAACTTGCAGGTTTACCTGATGAATACTTGACTACTGCTGTAATTGAAGATTTCCTAACTCAGGCGCGTGAGTTTGCATCCCAGAATCTTGATAGTGCCGATCAGGTGACCAAAATATTAAGTTACACAGAATCTGGACTTTCTTGGGTAGTGATGCGGGCTGGCGAGTTATTAAAATGGGTTGATTCTGGAGATTATGATAATATCATTCAACAGAAAAATTTAAATACACCAGAAGAACAAGAAGAAAATACACCAGAAGAAAAAGAAGGGTGGAATTTTTTAACTTCTTGGTGA
- the radA gene encoding DNA repair protein RadA: MAKPKTFYVCNDCGAESPQWFGKCPACGTYNSLEEQISIQSSVDVPSRGGVSSWQSAPTNGKSHSKPAKARASLTFDQITDRQIARWESGYGELDRVLGGGVVPGSMVLIGGDPGIGKSTLLLQVSNQLAQKYRILYVTGEESGQQVKLRASRLGVSKTVSVVNEENVTVVVDNTLPIDPDSIGADLYVLPETDLEEILREIDSLKPNVAVIDSIQTVFFPALTSAPGSVAQVRECTAALMKVAKHEDVTMLIVGHVTKEGAIAGPKVLEHLVDTVLYFEGDRFASHRLLRTVKNRFGATHEIGIFEMVAHGLREVPNPSELFLGNRDDPAPGTAIVVACEGTRPIVVELQALVSPTSYPSPRRAGTGVDYNRLVQILAVLEKRVGIPMSKLDSYVASAGGLSVVEPAVDLGVAIAIVASFRDRIVDPGTVLIGEVGLGGQVRSVSQMELRLKEAAKLGFKRAIVPKGTKFPDLNIEILPVSKVIDAIIAAIPHQELTADDLEPDEDE, from the coding sequence ATGGCAAAGCCAAAAACTTTTTACGTTTGTAACGATTGTGGGGCGGAATCCCCTCAATGGTTTGGTAAGTGTCCAGCCTGTGGTACTTACAATTCTTTAGAAGAGCAAATCAGTATTCAATCTTCTGTAGATGTACCTAGTCGGGGAGGAGTGAGTAGTTGGCAATCAGCTCCAACGAATGGCAAATCTCACTCTAAACCAGCTAAAGCACGAGCCTCCTTAACATTTGACCAAATTACCGATCGCCAAATTGCCCGCTGGGAGTCTGGTTATGGAGAATTGGATCGGGTGCTTGGTGGTGGAGTTGTTCCAGGTTCTATGGTGCTGATTGGTGGCGATCCCGGTATCGGTAAATCAACTTTATTGCTGCAAGTATCAAATCAACTAGCGCAGAAATATCGCATCCTTTACGTAACTGGTGAAGAATCGGGACAGCAGGTAAAATTACGAGCTTCTCGTTTGGGAGTATCCAAAACCGTAAGTGTGGTTAATGAGGAAAATGTTACGGTAGTAGTAGATAATACACTTCCCATAGACCCTGACAGTATAGGTGCAGATTTATATGTACTGCCAGAAACAGATTTAGAAGAAATTTTACGGGAAATAGACTCACTAAAACCGAATGTAGCTGTAATTGATAGTATTCAAACAGTGTTTTTTCCGGCTTTGACTTCTGCGCCTGGTTCAGTGGCTCAAGTACGTGAATGTACAGCAGCTTTGATGAAGGTGGCGAAGCATGAAGATGTCACCATGTTGATTGTCGGACACGTCACCAAAGAAGGAGCGATCGCCGGTCCGAAAGTCTTAGAACATTTAGTAGATACAGTGTTGTATTTTGAAGGCGATCGCTTTGCCTCCCATCGGTTATTACGGACAGTGAAAAACCGCTTCGGCGCAACACATGAAATCGGCATATTTGAAATGGTGGCACACGGATTGCGGGAAGTTCCTAACCCCTCAGAGTTATTTTTAGGCAACCGTGACGATCCAGCGCCGGGTACAGCAATTGTAGTGGCTTGCGAAGGTACTCGCCCGATTGTTGTAGAATTACAAGCCCTTGTCAGTCCCACCAGCTACCCCTCCCCTCGGCGTGCAGGTACTGGCGTAGACTACAACCGCCTCGTGCAAATTCTCGCCGTCTTAGAAAAACGCGTGGGGATTCCCATGTCGAAATTAGATTCTTATGTTGCTTCTGCTGGGGGATTGAGTGTAGTAGAACCAGCAGTAGATTTAGGAGTAGCGATCGCCATCGTTGCGAGTTTCCGCGATCGCATCGTTGATCCCGGTACAGTTTTGATTGGGGAAGTAGGCTTAGGTGGACAAGTGCGATCGGTTTCCCAAATGGAACTGCGGTTGAAAGAAGCAGCTAAATTGGGATTCAAAAGAGCGATCGTCCCCAAAGGCACAAAATTTCCCGATCTCAACATTGAGATTTTACCAGTCTCTAAAGTAATAGATGCAATTATCGCCGCCATCCCCCATCAGGAATTGACAGCAGACGATTTAGAACCTGATGAAGATGAGTAA
- the rpaB gene encoding response regulator transcription factor RpaB — protein sequence MESHKEKILVVDDEASIRRILETRLSMIGYDVVTAGDGEEALETFRKADPDLVVLDVMMPKLDGYGVCQELRKESDVPIIMLTALGDVADRITGLELGADDYVVKPFSPKELEARIRSVLRRVDKTSATGIPSSGVIHVANIKIDTNKRQVYKGDERIRLTGMEFSLLELLVSRSGEAFSRSEILQEVWGYTPERHVDTRVVDVHISRLRAKLEDDPSNPELILTARGTGYLFQRIIEPGEE from the coding sequence TTGGAAAGTCATAAAGAAAAAATCTTGGTAGTGGACGATGAAGCCAGCATTCGCCGGATTTTGGAAACGCGCCTTTCGATGATTGGCTACGATGTAGTGACGGCTGGCGATGGCGAAGAAGCTTTGGAAACTTTTCGCAAAGCCGATCCTGACTTGGTAGTTTTAGATGTGATGATGCCAAAGCTAGATGGCTACGGTGTTTGTCAAGAATTACGCAAGGAATCAGATGTCCCAATTATTATGCTAACAGCCTTAGGGGATGTAGCCGATCGCATTACTGGACTAGAATTAGGTGCTGACGACTACGTAGTTAAACCATTTTCCCCCAAAGAGTTAGAAGCCCGGATTCGCTCAGTGCTGCGCCGAGTAGACAAAACTAGTGCTACTGGCATTCCTAGTTCTGGGGTGATTCATGTCGCTAACATTAAAATCGATACAAATAAGCGACAAGTCTATAAAGGCGACGAGCGGATTCGATTGACGGGTATGGAGTTTAGTTTACTAGAGTTGTTAGTCAGTCGCTCAGGAGAAGCTTTTTCCCGTTCAGAAATTTTGCAGGAAGTTTGGGGCTACACACCAGAACGCCATGTAGATACCCGTGTAGTAGATGTGCATATATCCCGTTTGCGGGCAAAATTAGAAGACGATCCCAGCAACCCAGAATTAATATTAACAGCCAGAGGTACTGGTTATCTTTTCCAGCGAATTATTGAACCAGGGGAGGAGTGA
- a CDS encoding DUF456 domain-containing protein: MQIIYWLLLAVMFVGIIGAVVPAIPGASLILIAIIIWGIVTSSFGAIKIPLIVTIIVLLLSIGVDFLASYIGARQAGASKWGQIGAIVGLVLGFLGLLPALPFGGPLLGILLGPLLGAIIGEYLYRRELGLAVKAGIGIVVGTLVGNLIQGLLAIAAVTVFIITTWSQVYGA, from the coding sequence ATGCAAATTATCTATTGGCTATTACTTGCCGTAATGTTTGTGGGTATTATCGGCGCCGTAGTTCCTGCGATTCCTGGTGCAAGCTTAATTTTAATTGCAATTATCATTTGGGGAATCGTTACCAGTTCCTTCGGAGCTATCAAGATTCCATTAATTGTGACAATTATTGTTTTGTTACTCAGTATCGGAGTGGATTTTTTAGCTAGTTATATAGGAGCAAGGCAAGCTGGAGCTAGCAAGTGGGGGCAAATTGGCGCGATTGTCGGTTTGGTGTTGGGATTTTTGGGATTATTGCCAGCTTTACCTTTTGGAGGCCCACTGTTAGGGATTTTACTAGGGCCTCTGTTGGGAGCAATTATCGGTGAGTATCTTTACCGACGTGAATTAGGATTAGCGGTTAAGGCGGGTATCGGAATTGTCGTAGGGACACTGGTTGGGAATTTGATCCAAGGGTTGTTGGCGATCGCAGCAGTTACAGTATTTATCATCACAACTTGGTCACAGGTATACGGCGCTTAA
- a CDS encoding cofactor assembly of complex C subunit B, which translates to MTKPDPNRVLRRLPIVVGGLGAVLLLINRLLTPQLTESQARGDVVGVILSAVLILTGLIWQQVQPRSPDTVELIGEEGFVLAPDLPEAAKTELAWASHLLLTNTVTRSLVVFYQGKVLLRRGILSTKSEVVPGVILKQVLEKQKPIYLVALKVYPGRIEFDYLPENTQGVICQPIGDRGVLILGANAPRSYTKQDENWIAGIADKLAVTLSQF; encoded by the coding sequence ATGACTAAACCCGATCCGAATCGAGTTTTGCGGCGTCTACCCATTGTTGTAGGTGGACTAGGCGCTGTACTTTTGCTAATTAACCGCTTGTTGACACCGCAACTAACGGAATCTCAAGCGCGTGGTGATGTGGTGGGTGTGATTTTGAGTGCGGTGTTAATTTTGACGGGCTTAATTTGGCAGCAAGTGCAGCCGCGATCGCCTGATACTGTAGAACTAATTGGAGAAGAGGGTTTTGTATTAGCACCAGACTTACCGGAAGCCGCGAAAACTGAACTAGCCTGGGCGTCTCATTTATTGTTGACTAATACAGTAACGCGATCGCTAGTGGTTTTTTATCAAGGTAAAGTTTTGTTGCGTCGCGGGATTTTGAGTACTAAATCTGAGGTTGTACCGGGAGTAATCTTAAAACAGGTACTCGAAAAACAAAAGCCGATTTATTTAGTGGCGCTAAAAGTATATCCAGGTAGGATTGAATTCGATTATTTACCCGAAAATACTCAAGGTGTAATTTGTCAACCTATTGGCGATCGAGGTGTCCTCATTTTGGGAGCAAATGCTCCTCGCAGTTACACCAAACAAGATGAAAATTGGATTGCAGGAATTGCTGATAAATTAGCCGTTACTCTGAGTCAATTTTAG